The following coding sequences lie in one Stigmatopora nigra isolate UIUO_SnigA chromosome 4, RoL_Snig_1.1, whole genome shotgun sequence genomic window:
- the LOC144195541 gene encoding calsenilin-like isoform X2 codes for MSVRWETEGLQTVGIVCLVIMFLKLMHLLGLIDITETDSSDSDLELSTVRHQPEGLEQLQTQTKFTRKELQSLYRGFKNECPSGLVDEETFKTIYSQFFPQGDASTYAHFLFNAFDVDRNGSIRFEDFVIGLSVLLRGSVTEKLNWAFNLYDINKDGYITKEEMLAIMKSIYDMMGRYTYPCVRDEAPSEHVDKFFQKMDRNRDGVVTIEEFIETCQKDENIMNSMQLFENVI; via the exons ATGAGCGTGCGCTGGGAGACGGAGGGCCTGCAGACGGTGGGCATCGTGTGTCTGGTCATCATGTTCCTCAAACTCATGCACTTGCTGGGCCTCATCGACATCACCGAGACGG ACAGCAGCGACAGCGACCTGGAGCTGTCCACGGTGCGTCACCAGCCAGAAGGTCTGGAACAACTGCAAACTCAGACCAAATTCACAAGAAAGGAACTCCAGTCGCTCTACCGAGGCTTCAAAAAT GAGTGTCCCAGCGGTCTGGTGGACGAGGAGACCTTCAAGACCATCTACTCTCAGTTCTTTCCCCAAGGAG ACGCCAGCACGTacgctcacttcctgttcaacGCCTTCGACGTGGACAGGAACGGCTCCATCCGCTTCGAGGACTTTGTCATCGGCCTGTCCGTCCTCCTCAGGGGTTCGGTCACGGAGAAGCTCAACTGGGCCTTCAACCTCTACGACATCAACAAAGACGGCTACATCACCAAAGAG GAGATGCTGGCCATCATGAAATCCATTTACGACATGATGGGAAGGTACACGTACCCGTGCGTGCGAGACGAGGCGCCGTCCGAGCACGTGGACAAGTTCTTTCAG AAAATGGACAGGAACAGAGATGGCGTCGTGACTATAGAAGAGTTCATTGAGACTTGTCAGAAG GATGAAAACATCATGAACTCCATGCAGCTCTTTGAGAATGTCATCTAA
- the LOC144195540 gene encoding proliferating cell nuclear antigen: protein MFEARLVQGSILKKVLDALKDLITEACWDVSSSGIALQSMDSSHVSLVQLTLRSDGFDSYRCDRNLAMGVNLGSMSKILKCAGNEDIITLRAADNADTLTLVFETTNQEKVSDYEMKLMDLDVEQLGIPEQEYSCVVKMPSGEFARICRDLSQIGDALMISCAKDGVKFSANGELGTGNVKLSQTSNVDKEDEAVTIEMNEPVQLIFALNYLNFFTKASPLSKTVTLSMSADIPLVVEYKIADMGYVKYYLAPKIDEENS from the exons ATGTTCGAGGCTCGCCTGGTGCAGGGATCTATTCTGAAGAAAGTGCTCGATGCCCTGAAGGATTTGATCACGGAGGCGTGTTGGGACGTCAGCTCGTCCGGCATCGCGCTCCAGAGCATGGACTCGTCTCACGTCTCCCTTGTACAACTTACCCTGCGCAGTGACGGCTTCGACTCGTACCGCTGCGACAGAAACCTCGCCATGGGAGTCAACTTGGGCAG CATGTCAAAAATACTGAAGTGTGCAGGAAACGAAGACATCATCACCCTCAGAGCTGCCGACAATGCAGACACGCTGACGCTGGTGTTCGAGACCACCA ACCAGGAGAAAGTGTCGGACTACGAGATGAAGTTGATGGACCTGGACGTGGAGCAACTGGGAATTCCG GAGCAGGAATACAGCTGCGTGGTGAAGATGCCCTCCGGGGAGTTTGCCCGAATCTGCCGCGACCTGTCGCAGATCGGCGACGCCCTCATGATCTCCTGCGCCAAGGACGGCGTCAAGTTCTCGGCCAACGGGGAGCTGGGCACGGGGAACGTCAAGCTGTCCCAGACCAGCAACGTGGACAAGGAGGACGAGGCG GTGACCATCGAGATGAACGAGCCGGTTCAGCTGATCTTTGCCCTcaattatttgaactttttcacCAAAGCCTCGCCGCTGTCCAAGACGGTCACCCTCAGCATGTCCGCTGACATTCCTCTCG TGGTGGAGTACAAGATTGCCGACATGGGCTACGTGAAGTACTACCTGGCGCCCAAGATTGACGAGGAGAATTCGTAA
- the LOC144195535 gene encoding solute carrier family 23 member 2-like isoform X1, with product MKDTNPSAARPAVVQPERREEGKGDEAGSFLSSIHSSGFNDARRRPRVSLRPSGGFQLEQAAAAAAAAHLSPPTEPPRGHQRRERKWASGFLLVFSFFRQMLPAVQIDGSDGMCQLADESSPDHVIGRRGSSSVFTPERDGGDGAGQAKMGVGKNTAAKAVDSGSEGGKYEEESKQATDFYPIPVVVNGVGGANGDQDTENTELMAVYTKEAQRAEKSSISETLDSSESVDPRRMDMIYIIEDTPPWYLCVFLGLQHYLTCFSGTIAVPFLLAEAMCVGFDQWATSQLIGTIFFCVGITTLLQTTLGCRLPLFQASAFAFLAPARAILSLDKWKCNNTEILGMNSTEIVNTEHIWHPRIREIQGAIIVSSLVEVCIGALGLPGLLLKYIGPLTITPTVALIGLSGFQAAGERAGKHWGVAMLTIFLVLLFSQYARNVHFPLPVYKAKKGWTSYRLQVFKMFPIIMAILVSWFLCFIFTVTDVFPPEKGKYGYYARTDARQGILSAAPWFKIPYPFQWGVPNVTAAGVIGMMSAVVASIIESIGDYYACARLSCAPPPPIHAINRGIFVEGISCVLDGLFGTGNGSTSSSPNIGVLGITKVGSRRVIQYGAAMMLLLGLVGKFSALFASLPDPVLGALFCTLFGMITAVGLSNLQFVDLNSSRNLFVLGFSIFFGLMLPSYLKKNPLVTGIVEVDQVLNVLLTTAMFVGGSVAFILDNTIPGTPEERGIRKLKRGTGPSAAELEGMRSYDLPFGMDFIRRHSFFKYLPISPTFAGYQWGALRQSCRSGCGRAEDGEGGVSRGESLP from the exons ATGAAAGACACAAATCCCTCCGCGGCGCGACCAGCGGTTGTCCAACCCGAGAGAAGAGAAGAGGGAAAGGGAGACGAAGCAggttccttcctttcttccatCCACTCGAGCGGCTTCAACGAcgctcgtcgtcgtcctcgcgTGAGCCTTCGTCCGTCCGGCGGCTTCCAGCTCGAgcaagcggcggcggcggcggcggcggctcaccTCTCTCCACCGACGGAGCCACCTCGCGGACACCAGCGCCGAGAGAGGAAGTGGGCTTCGGGCTTCCTCTTGGTCTTCTCTTTCTTCAGGCAG ATGCTCCCAGCCGTGCAGATTGACGGGAGCGATGGGATGTGTCAACTAG caGACGAGTCATCCCCGGACCATGTGATTGGGCGAAGGGGCTCATCTAGCGTCTTCACCCCGGAGCGAGACGGGGGCGACGGAGCCGGGCAAGCCAAAATGGGCGTGGGCAAGAATACGGCCGCCAAAGCCGTGGACAGCGGCAGCGAGGGAGGAAAATATGAAGAGGAGAGCAAACAGGCCACAGACTTCTACCCCATTCCG GTGGTGGTCAACGGAGTGGGCGGAGCCAACGGGGACCAGGATACGGAGAACACGGAGCTGATGGCCGTCTACACCAAAGAGGCTCAAAGAGCCGAAAAG agcTCCATTTCTGAAACATTGGACAGTTCAGAGAGCGTGGATCCAAGGAGGATGGACATGATCTATATCATAGAAGACACTCCACCTTGgtacctgtgtgtatttttgggcCTACAG cACTATTTGACGTGTTTCAGCGGAACCATCGCGGTGCCGTTCCTCCTGGCCGAAGCCATGTGCGTGGGCTTTGACCAGTGGGCCACCAGCCAGCTCATCGGGACCATCTTCTTTTGCGTGGGAATCACCACCCTGCTGCAAACCACGCTGGGCTGCag GTTGCCGTTGTTCCAGGCCAGCGCGTTTGCCTTCCTGGCCCCAGCCCGAGCCATCCTCTCACTGGACAAGTGGAAGTGCAACAACACGG AAATCCTGGGGATGAACAGCACAGAGATTGTGAACACGGAGCACATTTGGCATCCCAGGATACGAGAA aTCCAAGGAGCCATCATCGTGTCCTCGCTGGTGGAGGTTTGCATCGGAGCGCTGGGTCTCCCCGGGCTCCTCTTGAAGTACATCGGGCCCCTGACCATCACCCCCACCGTGGCCCTCATCGGCCTCTCCGGCTTCCAGGCGGCCGGTGAGAGGGCGGGAAAACATTGGGGTGTCGCCATGCT CACCATTTTCCTGGTGCTCCTGTTTTCCCAGTACGCCCGAAACGTCCACTTCCCGCTGCCGGTCTACAAGGCCAAAAAAGGCTGGACGTCCTACCGACTGCAAGTTTTCAAAATGTTCCCG aTCATCATGGCCATCCTGGTGTCGTGGTTTCTCTGCTTCATCTTCACGGTGACGGACGTTTTTCCGCCGGAAAAGGGCAAGTACGGCTACTACGCTCGCACGGACGCGCGCCAGGGAATCCTCTCGGCGGCGCCCTGGTTCAAGATTCCCTACCCAT TCCAGTGGGGCGTTCCCAACGTCACGGCGGCGGGCGTGATCGGCATGATGAGCGCCGTGGTGGCCAGCATCATCGAATCCATCGGCGACTATTACGCCTGCGCTCGCCTGTCGTGCGCGCCACCGCCGCCCATCCACGCCATCAACAG GGGCATATTCGTGGAGGGCATCTCTTGCGTGCTGGACGGCCTTTTTGGGACGGGAAACGGCTCCACCTcctccagccccaacattggcGTTCTGGGAATAACAAAG GTGGGCAGCCGTCGCGTGATCCAGTACGGCGCCGCCATGATGCTACTGCTGGGCCTGGTGGGCAAATTCAGCGCCCTGTTCGCCTCCCTGCCGGACCCCGTGTTGGGGGCGCTCTTCTGCACTCTGTTCGGCATGATCACGGCGGTGGGGCTGTCCAACCTGCAGTTTGTGGACCTCAACTCTTCGCGCAACCTCTTTGTGCTGGGCTTCTCCATCTTCTTTGGCCTCATGCTGCCCAGCTACCTGAAAAAGAACCCGCTGGTTACAG GCATTGTTGAGGTTGACCAAGTGCTGAACGTGCTTCTCACCACGGCCATGTTTGTGGGAGGATCGGTGGCATTCATTTTGGACAACACTATTCCAG GTACCCCCGAGGAGCGCGGCATCCGGAAGCTGAAGCGGGGCACGGGTCCCAGCGCCGCCGAGCTGGAGGGGATGCGATCCTACGACCTCCCTTTCGGGATGGACTTCATTCGCAGGCACTCCTTCTTCAAGTACCTCCCCATCAGCCCCACCTTCGCCGGCTACCAGTGGGGGGCGCTGCGGCAGAGCTGCCGGAGCGGCTGCGGCCGGGCGGAAGACGGCGAGGGAGGAGTTTCCCGCGGCGAGAGTCTTCCCTAA
- the LOC144195541 gene encoding calsenilin-like isoform X3 — translation MGIQGMELFAIGVVLILFVAVLKQFGILEPMSSFEDSSDSDLELSTVRHQPEGLEQLQTQTKFTRKELQSLYRGFKNECPSGLVDEETFKTIYSQFFPQGDASTYAHFLFNAFDVDRNGSIRFEDFVIGLSVLLRGSVTEKLNWAFNLYDINKDGYITKEEMLAIMKSIYDMMGRYTYPCVRDEAPSEHVDKFFQKMDRNRDGVVTIEEFIETCQKDENIMNSMQLFENVI, via the exons ATGGGGATCCAAGGCATGGAGCTGTTTGCCATCGGCGTGGTCCTCATCCTCTTTGTGGCCGTTCTTAAGCAGTTTGGCATACTGGAGCCCATGTCCTCTTTTGAAG ACAGCAGCGACAGCGACCTGGAGCTGTCCACGGTGCGTCACCAGCCAGAAGGTCTGGAACAACTGCAAACTCAGACCAAATTCACAAGAAAGGAACTCCAGTCGCTCTACCGAGGCTTCAAAAAT GAGTGTCCCAGCGGTCTGGTGGACGAGGAGACCTTCAAGACCATCTACTCTCAGTTCTTTCCCCAAGGAG ACGCCAGCACGTacgctcacttcctgttcaacGCCTTCGACGTGGACAGGAACGGCTCCATCCGCTTCGAGGACTTTGTCATCGGCCTGTCCGTCCTCCTCAGGGGTTCGGTCACGGAGAAGCTCAACTGGGCCTTCAACCTCTACGACATCAACAAAGACGGCTACATCACCAAAGAG GAGATGCTGGCCATCATGAAATCCATTTACGACATGATGGGAAGGTACACGTACCCGTGCGTGCGAGACGAGGCGCCGTCCGAGCACGTGGACAAGTTCTTTCAG AAAATGGACAGGAACAGAGATGGCGTCGTGACTATAGAAGAGTTCATTGAGACTTGTCAGAAG GATGAAAACATCATGAACTCCATGCAGCTCTTTGAGAATGTCATCTAA
- the LOC144195535 gene encoding solute carrier family 23 member 2-like isoform X2 encodes MKDTNPSAARPAVVQPERREEGKGDEAGSFLSSIHSSGFNDARRRPRVSLRPSGGFQLEQAAAAAAAAHLSPPTEPPRGHQRRERKWASGFLLVFSFFRQMLPAVQIDGSDGMCQLDESSPDHVIGRRGSSSVFTPERDGGDGAGQAKMGVGKNTAAKAVDSGSEGGKYEEESKQATDFYPIPVVVNGVGGANGDQDTENTELMAVYTKEAQRAEKSSISETLDSSESVDPRRMDMIYIIEDTPPWYLCVFLGLQHYLTCFSGTIAVPFLLAEAMCVGFDQWATSQLIGTIFFCVGITTLLQTTLGCRLPLFQASAFAFLAPARAILSLDKWKCNNTEILGMNSTEIVNTEHIWHPRIREIQGAIIVSSLVEVCIGALGLPGLLLKYIGPLTITPTVALIGLSGFQAAGERAGKHWGVAMLTIFLVLLFSQYARNVHFPLPVYKAKKGWTSYRLQVFKMFPIIMAILVSWFLCFIFTVTDVFPPEKGKYGYYARTDARQGILSAAPWFKIPYPFQWGVPNVTAAGVIGMMSAVVASIIESIGDYYACARLSCAPPPPIHAINRGIFVEGISCVLDGLFGTGNGSTSSSPNIGVLGITKVGSRRVIQYGAAMMLLLGLVGKFSALFASLPDPVLGALFCTLFGMITAVGLSNLQFVDLNSSRNLFVLGFSIFFGLMLPSYLKKNPLVTGIVEVDQVLNVLLTTAMFVGGSVAFILDNTIPGTPEERGIRKLKRGTGPSAAELEGMRSYDLPFGMDFIRRHSFFKYLPISPTFAGYQWGALRQSCRSGCGRAEDGEGGVSRGESLP; translated from the exons ATGAAAGACACAAATCCCTCCGCGGCGCGACCAGCGGTTGTCCAACCCGAGAGAAGAGAAGAGGGAAAGGGAGACGAAGCAggttccttcctttcttccatCCACTCGAGCGGCTTCAACGAcgctcgtcgtcgtcctcgcgTGAGCCTTCGTCCGTCCGGCGGCTTCCAGCTCGAgcaagcggcggcggcggcggcggcggctcaccTCTCTCCACCGACGGAGCCACCTCGCGGACACCAGCGCCGAGAGAGGAAGTGGGCTTCGGGCTTCCTCTTGGTCTTCTCTTTCTTCAGGCAG ATGCTCCCAGCCGTGCAGATTGACGGGAGCGATGGGATGTGTCAACTAG ACGAGTCATCCCCGGACCATGTGATTGGGCGAAGGGGCTCATCTAGCGTCTTCACCCCGGAGCGAGACGGGGGCGACGGAGCCGGGCAAGCCAAAATGGGCGTGGGCAAGAATACGGCCGCCAAAGCCGTGGACAGCGGCAGCGAGGGAGGAAAATATGAAGAGGAGAGCAAACAGGCCACAGACTTCTACCCCATTCCG GTGGTGGTCAACGGAGTGGGCGGAGCCAACGGGGACCAGGATACGGAGAACACGGAGCTGATGGCCGTCTACACCAAAGAGGCTCAAAGAGCCGAAAAG agcTCCATTTCTGAAACATTGGACAGTTCAGAGAGCGTGGATCCAAGGAGGATGGACATGATCTATATCATAGAAGACACTCCACCTTGgtacctgtgtgtatttttgggcCTACAG cACTATTTGACGTGTTTCAGCGGAACCATCGCGGTGCCGTTCCTCCTGGCCGAAGCCATGTGCGTGGGCTTTGACCAGTGGGCCACCAGCCAGCTCATCGGGACCATCTTCTTTTGCGTGGGAATCACCACCCTGCTGCAAACCACGCTGGGCTGCag GTTGCCGTTGTTCCAGGCCAGCGCGTTTGCCTTCCTGGCCCCAGCCCGAGCCATCCTCTCACTGGACAAGTGGAAGTGCAACAACACGG AAATCCTGGGGATGAACAGCACAGAGATTGTGAACACGGAGCACATTTGGCATCCCAGGATACGAGAA aTCCAAGGAGCCATCATCGTGTCCTCGCTGGTGGAGGTTTGCATCGGAGCGCTGGGTCTCCCCGGGCTCCTCTTGAAGTACATCGGGCCCCTGACCATCACCCCCACCGTGGCCCTCATCGGCCTCTCCGGCTTCCAGGCGGCCGGTGAGAGGGCGGGAAAACATTGGGGTGTCGCCATGCT CACCATTTTCCTGGTGCTCCTGTTTTCCCAGTACGCCCGAAACGTCCACTTCCCGCTGCCGGTCTACAAGGCCAAAAAAGGCTGGACGTCCTACCGACTGCAAGTTTTCAAAATGTTCCCG aTCATCATGGCCATCCTGGTGTCGTGGTTTCTCTGCTTCATCTTCACGGTGACGGACGTTTTTCCGCCGGAAAAGGGCAAGTACGGCTACTACGCTCGCACGGACGCGCGCCAGGGAATCCTCTCGGCGGCGCCCTGGTTCAAGATTCCCTACCCAT TCCAGTGGGGCGTTCCCAACGTCACGGCGGCGGGCGTGATCGGCATGATGAGCGCCGTGGTGGCCAGCATCATCGAATCCATCGGCGACTATTACGCCTGCGCTCGCCTGTCGTGCGCGCCACCGCCGCCCATCCACGCCATCAACAG GGGCATATTCGTGGAGGGCATCTCTTGCGTGCTGGACGGCCTTTTTGGGACGGGAAACGGCTCCACCTcctccagccccaacattggcGTTCTGGGAATAACAAAG GTGGGCAGCCGTCGCGTGATCCAGTACGGCGCCGCCATGATGCTACTGCTGGGCCTGGTGGGCAAATTCAGCGCCCTGTTCGCCTCCCTGCCGGACCCCGTGTTGGGGGCGCTCTTCTGCACTCTGTTCGGCATGATCACGGCGGTGGGGCTGTCCAACCTGCAGTTTGTGGACCTCAACTCTTCGCGCAACCTCTTTGTGCTGGGCTTCTCCATCTTCTTTGGCCTCATGCTGCCCAGCTACCTGAAAAAGAACCCGCTGGTTACAG GCATTGTTGAGGTTGACCAAGTGCTGAACGTGCTTCTCACCACGGCCATGTTTGTGGGAGGATCGGTGGCATTCATTTTGGACAACACTATTCCAG GTACCCCCGAGGAGCGCGGCATCCGGAAGCTGAAGCGGGGCACGGGTCCCAGCGCCGCCGAGCTGGAGGGGATGCGATCCTACGACCTCCCTTTCGGGATGGACTTCATTCGCAGGCACTCCTTCTTCAAGTACCTCCCCATCAGCCCCACCTTCGCCGGCTACCAGTGGGGGGCGCTGCGGCAGAGCTGCCGGAGCGGCTGCGGCCGGGCGGAAGACGGCGAGGGAGGAGTTTCCCGCGGCGAGAGTCTTCCCTAA
- the LOC144195541 gene encoding calsenilin-like isoform X1, with protein MQVDAKAADGALLGDPNGVEPAPSSGRGKASGKWQKPRFSRKTLMKCCLVKWIIASTQPQDKDSSDSDLELSTVRHQPEGLEQLQTQTKFTRKELQSLYRGFKNECPSGLVDEETFKTIYSQFFPQGDASTYAHFLFNAFDVDRNGSIRFEDFVIGLSVLLRGSVTEKLNWAFNLYDINKDGYITKEEMLAIMKSIYDMMGRYTYPCVRDEAPSEHVDKFFQKMDRNRDGVVTIEEFIETCQKDENIMNSMQLFENVI; from the exons ATGCAG GTGGACGCTAAAGCGGCGGACGGCGCCCTACTGGGAGACCCCAACGGCGTGGAGCCGGCGCCGTCGTCGGGGCGCGGGAAGGCCTCGGGCAAATGGCAGAAGCCGCGCTTCTCTCGCAAGACTCTGATGAAGTGTTGCCTGGTCAAGTGGATCATCGCCAGCACGCAACCTCAAGACAAAG ACAGCAGCGACAGCGACCTGGAGCTGTCCACGGTGCGTCACCAGCCAGAAGGTCTGGAACAACTGCAAACTCAGACCAAATTCACAAGAAAGGAACTCCAGTCGCTCTACCGAGGCTTCAAAAAT GAGTGTCCCAGCGGTCTGGTGGACGAGGAGACCTTCAAGACCATCTACTCTCAGTTCTTTCCCCAAGGAG ACGCCAGCACGTacgctcacttcctgttcaacGCCTTCGACGTGGACAGGAACGGCTCCATCCGCTTCGAGGACTTTGTCATCGGCCTGTCCGTCCTCCTCAGGGGTTCGGTCACGGAGAAGCTCAACTGGGCCTTCAACCTCTACGACATCAACAAAGACGGCTACATCACCAAAGAG GAGATGCTGGCCATCATGAAATCCATTTACGACATGATGGGAAGGTACACGTACCCGTGCGTGCGAGACGAGGCGCCGTCCGAGCACGTGGACAAGTTCTTTCAG AAAATGGACAGGAACAGAGATGGCGTCGTGACTATAGAAGAGTTCATTGAGACTTGTCAGAAG GATGAAAACATCATGAACTCCATGCAGCTCTTTGAGAATGTCATCTAA
- the LOC144195532 gene encoding ras association domain-containing protein 2-like, with amino-acid sequence MDGTHNRVQLGENKFISKATILSHLKTYNIYYDGQNLQLRHREEEGELMVEGLLNIFWGLRRPIRLQMQDDHERIRPPPSSTSWHSGCILDGQSSPSGPESQQTAPAAPPGVRVTPPDRRAEDDDDGAGATEEDGEKSAQLPRTKSDAGVLRRVHRRSPSDQRKIRRHRFSINGHFYNHKTAVFTPAFGSVTNVRINSFMSTPQVLRVLLNKFKIENSPDDFALYLVHASGERAKLKRSDFPLVLRVMQGPCEQVCKLFLMEEDLGEEVTYDVAQYIKFEMPVLQSFVVKLKEEEDREVQKLRRRYNVLRCVIEKQLGCLAEGPECL; translated from the exons ATGGATGGCACTCACAACAGGGTTCAGCTGGGGGAGAACAAGTTCATCAGCAA GGCGACCATCCTCTCACATCTGAAAACGTACAACATTTACTATGATGGCCAGAATCTACAACTCCGCCACAGAGAG GAAGAGGGGGAGCTGATGGTGGAGGGCCTGTTGAACATCTTTTGGGGCCTGCGGCGACCCATCAGGCTTCAGATGCAGGACGACCACGAGCGCATCCGACCGCCTCCGTCCTCCACCTCCTGGCACTCGGGTTGCATCCTGGACGGTCAAAG CTCCCCGAGCGGCCCCGAGAGTCAACAGACGGCGCCGGCGGCACCACCCGGCGTGCGGGTGACGCCCCCCGACCGCCGAGcggaagacgacgacgacggcgccgGCGCCACGGAAG AGGACGGCGAAAAATCGGCTCAGCTGCCCAGGACCAAGAGCGACGCCGGGGTGCTGAGGCGAGTCCACCGCCGCTCGCCCAGCGACCAGAGGAAGATCCGACGCCATCGATTCTCCATCAACGGACACTTTTACAACCACAAG ACGGCGGTGTTCACGCCGGCTTTCGGTTCGGTGACCAACGTCCGCATCAACAGCTTCATGAGCACGCCGCAGGTGCTGCGAGTCCTCCTCAACAAGTTCAAGATCGAGAACAGCCCCGACGACTTTGCGCTTTACCTGGTGCACGCCAGCGGAG AAAGAGCCAAACTGAAGCGCAGCGACTTCCCTCTGGTCTTGAGAGTCATGCAGGGTCCGTGCGAGCAGGTGTGCAAACTCTTCCtcatggaggaggacctgggagaAGAAGTCACCTATGAc GTGGCACAGTACATCAAGTTTGAGATGCCTGTGCTGCAGAGCTTCGTTGTCAAgctgaaggaggaggaagaccgCGAAGTGCAAAAGCTGAGGAGAAG GTACAACGTCCTGCGCTGCGTCATCGAGAAGCAACTGGGCTGCCTGGCGGAAGGTCCCGAGTGTCTGTGA
- the LOC144195535 gene encoding solute carrier family 23 member 2-like isoform X3: MGVGKNTAAKAVDSGSEGGKYEEESKQATDFYPIPVVVNGVGGANGDQDTENTELMAVYTKEAQRAEKSSISETLDSSESVDPRRMDMIYIIEDTPPWYLCVFLGLQHYLTCFSGTIAVPFLLAEAMCVGFDQWATSQLIGTIFFCVGITTLLQTTLGCRLPLFQASAFAFLAPARAILSLDKWKCNNTEILGMNSTEIVNTEHIWHPRIREIQGAIIVSSLVEVCIGALGLPGLLLKYIGPLTITPTVALIGLSGFQAAGERAGKHWGVAMLTIFLVLLFSQYARNVHFPLPVYKAKKGWTSYRLQVFKMFPIIMAILVSWFLCFIFTVTDVFPPEKGKYGYYARTDARQGILSAAPWFKIPYPFQWGVPNVTAAGVIGMMSAVVASIIESIGDYYACARLSCAPPPPIHAINRGIFVEGISCVLDGLFGTGNGSTSSSPNIGVLGITKVGSRRVIQYGAAMMLLLGLVGKFSALFASLPDPVLGALFCTLFGMITAVGLSNLQFVDLNSSRNLFVLGFSIFFGLMLPSYLKKNPLVTGIVEVDQVLNVLLTTAMFVGGSVAFILDNTIPGTPEERGIRKLKRGTGPSAAELEGMRSYDLPFGMDFIRRHSFFKYLPISPTFAGYQWGALRQSCRSGCGRAEDGEGGVSRGESLP; encoded by the exons ATGGGCGTGGGCAAGAATACGGCCGCCAAAGCCGTGGACAGCGGCAGCGAGGGAGGAAAATATGAAGAGGAGAGCAAACAGGCCACAGACTTCTACCCCATTCCG GTGGTGGTCAACGGAGTGGGCGGAGCCAACGGGGACCAGGATACGGAGAACACGGAGCTGATGGCCGTCTACACCAAAGAGGCTCAAAGAGCCGAAAAG agcTCCATTTCTGAAACATTGGACAGTTCAGAGAGCGTGGATCCAAGGAGGATGGACATGATCTATATCATAGAAGACACTCCACCTTGgtacctgtgtgtatttttgggcCTACAG cACTATTTGACGTGTTTCAGCGGAACCATCGCGGTGCCGTTCCTCCTGGCCGAAGCCATGTGCGTGGGCTTTGACCAGTGGGCCACCAGCCAGCTCATCGGGACCATCTTCTTTTGCGTGGGAATCACCACCCTGCTGCAAACCACGCTGGGCTGCag GTTGCCGTTGTTCCAGGCCAGCGCGTTTGCCTTCCTGGCCCCAGCCCGAGCCATCCTCTCACTGGACAAGTGGAAGTGCAACAACACGG AAATCCTGGGGATGAACAGCACAGAGATTGTGAACACGGAGCACATTTGGCATCCCAGGATACGAGAA aTCCAAGGAGCCATCATCGTGTCCTCGCTGGTGGAGGTTTGCATCGGAGCGCTGGGTCTCCCCGGGCTCCTCTTGAAGTACATCGGGCCCCTGACCATCACCCCCACCGTGGCCCTCATCGGCCTCTCCGGCTTCCAGGCGGCCGGTGAGAGGGCGGGAAAACATTGGGGTGTCGCCATGCT CACCATTTTCCTGGTGCTCCTGTTTTCCCAGTACGCCCGAAACGTCCACTTCCCGCTGCCGGTCTACAAGGCCAAAAAAGGCTGGACGTCCTACCGACTGCAAGTTTTCAAAATGTTCCCG aTCATCATGGCCATCCTGGTGTCGTGGTTTCTCTGCTTCATCTTCACGGTGACGGACGTTTTTCCGCCGGAAAAGGGCAAGTACGGCTACTACGCTCGCACGGACGCGCGCCAGGGAATCCTCTCGGCGGCGCCCTGGTTCAAGATTCCCTACCCAT TCCAGTGGGGCGTTCCCAACGTCACGGCGGCGGGCGTGATCGGCATGATGAGCGCCGTGGTGGCCAGCATCATCGAATCCATCGGCGACTATTACGCCTGCGCTCGCCTGTCGTGCGCGCCACCGCCGCCCATCCACGCCATCAACAG GGGCATATTCGTGGAGGGCATCTCTTGCGTGCTGGACGGCCTTTTTGGGACGGGAAACGGCTCCACCTcctccagccccaacattggcGTTCTGGGAATAACAAAG GTGGGCAGCCGTCGCGTGATCCAGTACGGCGCCGCCATGATGCTACTGCTGGGCCTGGTGGGCAAATTCAGCGCCCTGTTCGCCTCCCTGCCGGACCCCGTGTTGGGGGCGCTCTTCTGCACTCTGTTCGGCATGATCACGGCGGTGGGGCTGTCCAACCTGCAGTTTGTGGACCTCAACTCTTCGCGCAACCTCTTTGTGCTGGGCTTCTCCATCTTCTTTGGCCTCATGCTGCCCAGCTACCTGAAAAAGAACCCGCTGGTTACAG GCATTGTTGAGGTTGACCAAGTGCTGAACGTGCTTCTCACCACGGCCATGTTTGTGGGAGGATCGGTGGCATTCATTTTGGACAACACTATTCCAG GTACCCCCGAGGAGCGCGGCATCCGGAAGCTGAAGCGGGGCACGGGTCCCAGCGCCGCCGAGCTGGAGGGGATGCGATCCTACGACCTCCCTTTCGGGATGGACTTCATTCGCAGGCACTCCTTCTTCAAGTACCTCCCCATCAGCCCCACCTTCGCCGGCTACCAGTGGGGGGCGCTGCGGCAGAGCTGCCGGAGCGGCTGCGGCCGGGCGGAAGACGGCGAGGGAGGAGTTTCCCGCGGCGAGAGTCTTCCCTAA